In Streptomyces sp. NBC_00091, the following proteins share a genomic window:
- a CDS encoding low temperature requirement protein A, whose protein sequence is MTYVPMTARSRDEGHRTATSLELFFDLCFVVAIAQAGARLVHALAEGHPGSGVVGYSFVFFGVWWAWMNFTWFASAYDCDDVPYRIATLVQIAGVLVYAAGVSRAFDQNDWTVAVIGYLIMRVALTAQWWRAAAGESGEARSAALKYAAGLVVCQAGWVALLFAPDAWKRWLFLVLVVAELMVPVLAERGHQTPWHAHHIVERYGLFTIIVLGETIAASTVAVKSALDEHEALGDLLPIAAGGLLIVFAAWWIYFAVPMHERLTSNREAIPWGYGHLLIFASGAAIGAGIEVAVEHAVGKAHISQLAANAAVTVPAAVFLLMVWLLHSRHFKRGTAQQLVLPVSSLALLACTWAGSYAVLYAGLIATATVVVGMTLAVRGGEPARAGT, encoded by the coding sequence ATGACGTACGTACCGATGACCGCCCGCAGCCGCGACGAGGGGCACCGGACGGCGACCTCGCTGGAGCTGTTCTTCGACCTCTGCTTCGTCGTCGCGATCGCCCAGGCCGGGGCGCGGCTGGTGCACGCGCTGGCGGAGGGCCATCCGGGGAGCGGGGTGGTGGGCTACTCGTTTGTCTTCTTCGGCGTGTGGTGGGCGTGGATGAACTTCACGTGGTTCGCCTCCGCCTACGACTGCGACGACGTGCCGTACCGGATCGCGACGCTGGTGCAGATCGCCGGTGTGCTCGTCTACGCGGCGGGGGTGAGCCGGGCCTTCGACCAGAACGACTGGACGGTGGCCGTCATCGGCTACCTGATCATGCGGGTGGCGCTGACCGCGCAGTGGTGGCGCGCCGCGGCCGGGGAGAGCGGCGAGGCGCGCTCGGCGGCGCTGAAGTACGCGGCGGGGCTGGTGGTCTGCCAGGCGGGCTGGGTGGCGCTGCTGTTCGCGCCGGACGCGTGGAAGCGCTGGCTGTTCCTGGTGCTGGTGGTGGCCGAGCTGATGGTCCCGGTGCTGGCCGAGCGGGGGCACCAGACGCCCTGGCACGCCCATCACATCGTGGAGCGGTACGGCCTGTTCACCATCATCGTGCTGGGCGAGACGATCGCGGCGAGCACGGTGGCGGTGAAGTCGGCCCTCGATGAGCACGAGGCGCTGGGTGATCTGCTGCCGATCGCCGCGGGCGGGTTGCTGATCGTGTTCGCCGCGTGGTGGATCTACTTCGCCGTGCCGATGCACGAGCGGCTGACCTCCAACCGGGAGGCGATCCCGTGGGGCTACGGCCATCTGCTGATCTTCGCCTCGGGTGCGGCGATCGGTGCCGGCATCGAGGTCGCTGTCGAGCACGCGGTCGGCAAGGCCCACATCTCGCAGCTTGCCGCGAACGCCGCCGTGACCGTCCCGGCCGCGGTGTTCCTGCTGATGGTGTGGCTGTTGCACTCCCGGCACTTCAAGCGCGGCACCGCGCAGCAGCTGGTGTTGCCGGTCTCCTCCCTCGCCCTGCTCGCCTGCACCTGGGCGGGCTCGTACGCGGTGCTCTACGCGGGCCTGATCGCGACGGCCACGGTGGTGGTCGGCATGACCCTCGCGGTCCGCGGCGGGGAGCCCGCCCGCGCCGGAACCTGA
- a CDS encoding cytochrome P450: MTLPPQRHRPGTDPGGELAEPGFWQRPPAHRLAAFARLRALDSPVFVPEGSGHWALVHHADVQEASRLPKVFASAPGVTTPEPARWVRALFGDSMVNLDGPDHAQLRKIVQRAFTPRLLAAAEEDIHAVAARIVDDVLAEEPEEFVSAVSSRLPLEVICNMMGIPEHYRAEIADRVNHASENIGVERGLAARLRMPGRGLRALARMQRMVAGIGRERRKNPTDDLISALVCANVDGQALGARQLGAFFSLLMVAGVETTRNAISHGLTLLTDFPGQRDLLLSDFEKYADGAVDEMIRHSTPIIQFRRTVTAEHTLGGHLFRPGDKVVLYYASANRDEAVFPDPDAFDITRSPNPHLGFGGGGPHFCLGAHLARVEMKALFRELLTRPVGLRAVGLPDLAGSNFDNRVRSLRFAFERP; the protein is encoded by the coding sequence ATGACACTCCCCCCACAACGGCACCGCCCCGGCACCGACCCCGGAGGCGAGCTGGCCGAGCCGGGCTTCTGGCAGCGGCCCCCCGCCCACCGCCTCGCGGCCTTCGCCCGTCTGCGCGCGCTCGACTCCCCGGTGTTCGTCCCGGAGGGCAGCGGCCACTGGGCCCTCGTGCACCACGCGGACGTGCAGGAGGCGAGCCGTCTGCCCAAGGTGTTCGCCAGCGCCCCCGGGGTCACCACGCCGGAACCGGCCCGGTGGGTGCGGGCGCTGTTCGGGGACTCCATGGTCAACCTGGACGGCCCGGACCACGCGCAGCTGAGGAAGATCGTGCAGCGGGCGTTCACGCCGCGGCTGCTGGCGGCGGCCGAGGAGGACATCCACGCGGTCGCGGCCCGGATCGTGGACGACGTCCTGGCCGAGGAGCCCGAGGAGTTCGTCTCGGCGGTGTCCTCCCGGCTGCCGCTGGAGGTCATCTGCAACATGATGGGCATCCCGGAGCACTACCGCGCCGAGATCGCCGACCGGGTCAACCACGCCTCCGAGAACATCGGCGTGGAGCGCGGCCTGGCGGCCCGGCTGCGGATGCCGGGGCGCGGGCTGCGGGCCCTGGCCCGGATGCAGCGGATGGTCGCGGGCATCGGGCGGGAGCGGCGCAAGAACCCCACCGACGACCTGATCTCGGCCCTGGTCTGCGCGAACGTGGACGGCCAGGCGCTCGGCGCCCGCCAGCTGGGCGCCTTCTTCAGCCTCCTGATGGTGGCGGGGGTGGAGACCACCCGCAACGCCATCAGCCACGGCCTGACCCTGCTGACCGACTTCCCCGGACAACGGGACCTGCTGCTCTCGGACTTCGAGAAGTACGCGGACGGCGCGGTGGACGAAATGATCCGGCACTCGACGCCGATCATCCAGTTCCGCCGGACGGTCACCGCCGAACACACCCTGGGCGGGCACCTGTTCCGGCCCGGCGACAAGGTGGTGCTCTACTACGCCTCCGCCAACCGCGACGAGGCGGTCTTCCCCGACCCGGACGCCTTCGACATCACCCGCTCCCCCAACCCGCACCTGGGCTTCGGCGGCGGCGGACCGCACTTCTGCCTGGGCGCCCACCTGGCCCGAGTGGAGATGAAGGCACTGTTCCGCGAGCTGCTCACCCGGCCGGTGGGCCTGCGCGCGGTGGGGCTGCCCGATCTGGCGGGCTCCAACTTCGACAACCGCGTCCGCTCGCTGCGGTTCGCCTTCGAACGCCCCTGA
- the mscL gene encoding large conductance mechanosensitive channel protein MscL has product MSEKKKESVLAGFKAFLMRGNVVDLAVAVVIGAAFTNIVNSIVKGIISPLVGAIGTKNLDVYTSCLKAPCGVDAKGEPTGVNIMWGSVLNATLSFLITAAVVYFLMVLPMAKYLAKQEARRKAKEGVQETMEITELEVLKDIRDALVTQRSGNGEGRTAPGTPGARDAF; this is encoded by the coding sequence GTGAGCGAGAAGAAGAAGGAGAGCGTCCTGGCGGGCTTCAAGGCCTTCCTGATGCGCGGGAACGTCGTCGACCTGGCGGTGGCCGTGGTCATCGGCGCGGCGTTCACGAACATCGTGAACTCGATCGTCAAGGGGATCATCAGCCCGCTCGTGGGCGCCATCGGCACCAAGAACCTGGATGTCTACACCTCGTGTCTGAAGGCACCTTGTGGGGTCGACGCGAAGGGGGAGCCGACCGGCGTCAACATCATGTGGGGCTCCGTACTCAACGCCACGCTCAGCTTCCTGATCACCGCAGCGGTCGTGTACTTCCTGATGGTCCTGCCGATGGCGAAGTACCTCGCCAAGCAGGAGGCACGCCGCAAGGCCAAGGAGGGCGTGCAGGAGACCATGGAGATCACCGAGCTGGAGGTCCTCAAGGACATCCGCGACGCCCTGGTCACGCAGCGGAGCGGGAACGGCGAGGGCCGCACGGCGCCGGGGACACCGGGGGCGCGCGACGCCTTCTGA
- a CDS encoding DUF5949 family protein, protein MTSTQAEIDRSHLGTLSVLAWIGDPAEGHDIPYLLAYTLGDGPQGREAGEAAARGLLEEMGLPIGDVVMDGTMHPQKFGVKVILADNQIALTLPGLNATCTAPDEWVDAANESGQAYFLFATRAWPEAVPGKPVSKELLQAFAGDEEVLTSSAHCVVTVQSLQR, encoded by the coding sequence ATGACTTCAACGCAAGCCGAAATCGACCGGTCCCATCTCGGCACCCTTTCCGTGCTCGCCTGGATCGGCGACCCCGCCGAGGGCCATGACATCCCGTACCTGCTCGCCTACACGCTCGGTGACGGCCCGCAGGGCCGGGAGGCGGGCGAGGCGGCCGCGCGCGGGCTGCTGGAGGAGATGGGCCTGCCCATCGGCGACGTGGTCATGGACGGCACCATGCACCCGCAGAAGTTCGGCGTGAAGGTCATCCTCGCGGACAACCAGATCGCCCTGACCCTGCCCGGGCTGAACGCCACCTGCACCGCCCCGGACGAGTGGGTCGACGCGGCGAACGAGAGCGGCCAGGCGTACTTCCTGTTCGCCACGCGGGCCTGGCCCGAGGCCGTCCCGGGCAAGCCGGTCAGCAAGGAGCTCCTCCAGGCCTTCGCCGGCGACGAGGAGGTGCTGACCAGCAGCGCCCACTGCGTCGTCACCGTGCAGAGCCTGCAGCGCTAG
- a CDS encoding FmdB family zinc ribbon protein yields MPTYQYQCTECGEGLEAVQKFTDDALTVCPSCDGRLKKVFSAVGIVFKGSGFYRNDSRGASSSSTPASKSSSSSSTTTSTAAAPAASTSSASSSTGSSSTSAA; encoded by the coding sequence GTGCCGACCTACCAGTACCAGTGCACCGAGTGCGGTGAGGGCCTTGAGGCCGTGCAGAAGTTCACCGATGACGCACTGACCGTGTGCCCGAGCTGTGACGGACGCCTGAAGAAGGTGTTCTCCGCGGTCGGCATCGTATTCAAGGGTTCCGGTTTCTACCGGAACGACAGCCGTGGCGCTTCGTCGAGCAGCACCCCTGCCTCGAAGTCCTCGTCCTCGTCGTCCACGACGACGTCGACCGCTGCCGCCCCTGCCGCTTCGACCTCCTCGGCTTCGTCGAGCACGGGCAGCAGCTCCACCTCGGCTGCCTGA
- a CDS encoding DUF6299 family protein: MRTTARRMALGAFSALAATTLFTAPAHATVFNQGISVQSEAHIAEDGGITLSGTYHCEAASLGGAVQIKATVIQDGSQLSIGAGEVVCDGAEHEWVAHSPITGSVHPGRATAVASLQEIHLQGLFPRSVDTVAQDTQDIEVVADHR, encoded by the coding sequence ATGCGTACGACCGCCCGCCGAATGGCCCTGGGGGCCTTCTCCGCCCTGGCCGCGACGACCCTGTTCACGGCTCCCGCCCACGCCACCGTTTTCAATCAGGGAATTTCCGTACAGTCGGAAGCTCACATCGCCGAGGACGGCGGAATCACCCTTTCCGGCACCTACCACTGCGAGGCCGCGTCACTCGGAGGGGCGGTTCAGATCAAGGCCACCGTCATCCAGGACGGTTCGCAGCTGAGCATCGGCGCGGGTGAGGTCGTCTGCGACGGCGCCGAGCACGAATGGGTGGCGCACAGCCCGATCACCGGGAGCGTCCACCCGGGCCGCGCGACGGCCGTCGCGTCGCTCCAGGAGATCCACCTCCAGGGCCTGTTCCCGCGCTCCGTCGACACCGTCGCGCAGGACACCCAGGACATCGAGGTGGTGGCCGACCACCGGTAG
- a CDS encoding S-methyl-5'-thioadenosine phosphorylase — translation MVNAEIGVIGGSGFYSFLEDVSEIQVETPYGPPSDSLYLGELAGRQVAFLPRHGRSHTVPPHKINYRANLWALRSVGVRQVLGPCAVGGLRTEYGPGTLLVPDQLVDRTKSRAQTFFDGEPLPDGTVPNVVHTTFADPYCPVGRSVALAAARGREWEPVDGGTMVVVEGPRFSTRAESQWHAAAGWSVVGMTGHPEAVLARELGLCYTSMALVTDLDAGAETGEGVSHTEVLKVFGENVGRLREVLFDAVAALPATEARACLCTHAHDGWDLGIELP, via the coding sequence ATGGTGAACGCAGAGATCGGTGTAATCGGCGGGTCGGGCTTCTACTCCTTCCTGGAGGACGTCTCCGAGATCCAGGTGGAGACCCCGTACGGGCCCCCGAGCGACTCCCTGTACCTGGGTGAGCTGGCCGGACGGCAGGTGGCGTTCCTGCCGAGGCACGGGCGCAGCCACACGGTGCCGCCGCACAAGATCAACTACCGGGCCAACCTGTGGGCACTGCGCTCGGTCGGTGTCCGCCAGGTGCTGGGCCCCTGCGCGGTCGGCGGCCTGCGGACGGAGTACGGACCCGGCACGCTGCTGGTGCCGGACCAGCTGGTCGACCGTACGAAGTCCCGTGCTCAGACCTTCTTCGACGGTGAGCCCCTGCCGGACGGGACCGTCCCGAACGTCGTGCACACCACCTTCGCCGACCCGTACTGCCCGGTGGGCCGGTCGGTGGCGCTCGCGGCGGCGCGTGGGCGGGAGTGGGAGCCGGTGGACGGCGGCACCATGGTCGTCGTGGAGGGGCCGCGGTTCTCGACGCGCGCGGAGTCGCAGTGGCACGCGGCCGCCGGCTGGTCGGTGGTCGGCATGACCGGGCACCCGGAGGCGGTGCTCGCGCGCGAGCTGGGGCTCTGCTACACCTCGATGGCCCTGGTGACGGACCTGGACGCGGGCGCCGAGACGGGTGAGGGCGTGTCCCACACGGAGGTCCTGAAGGTGTTCGGCGAGAACGTCGGCCGGCTCCGCGAGGTCCTCTTCGACGCGGTGGCGGCGCTCCCGGCGACCGAAGCCCGCGCCTGCCTGTGCACCCACGCCCACGATGGCTGGGACCTGGGCATCGAACTGCCCTAG
- a CDS encoding SpoIIE family protein phosphatase, translating to MAAAERDEPGQGAPGPVTGPGERLALNGMGSFEWDLDAGTLSLDEAGLAVFDLEAEEFDGTPAGLAARIPADDAARLSDTVTGVLDGGGATYGSYFTVRRRDGRDQWTHTTGRVLRDADGRPLRIVGIVRDATAELAHATVLRKLENARTQQAAIVLRTTEALSRAVTVDDVTAALTGAGALERLGADGLALGLVENGTIKIIALSGETLEILSERKFTRLDGSLPLSQAVLTRKARFVTSLTELAGEFPLLADYLGRISYDAAAYLPLIAQAKAIGGLVLFYRRRSDFSPEERNLCLGLAGIVAQSLQRALLFDQEREFATGLQAAMLPRRIPEISGGEIAVRYHSAWSGREVGGDWYDVIALPRNRVGIVVGDVQGHDTHAAAIMGQLRIALRAYAGEGHPPSTVLARASRFLAELDTERFATCMYAQVDLETGGVRAVRAGHLGPLIRHTDGRTGWPNVRGGLPLGLASVFEQEDFPETRLDLVPGETLVLCTDGLVEEPGTAITTGMEALAHAVRSGPQGAGALADHLSDRLWERWGSGDDVALLVLRRAPDPGTHRAPRIHQYVHQADPEGLSEARYALRQALRDWGMAELADDVELAAGELLVNALLHTDGGAVLTMEVLPEPVRRIRLWVKDRSSVWPRRRTPGEAATTGRGLLLVDALATHWGVESRGDGKAVWCEFDAGGSPRGTG from the coding sequence ATGGCAGCGGCGGAGCGCGACGAACCGGGGCAGGGTGCTCCCGGCCCCGTGACGGGCCCGGGCGAGCGGCTCGCGCTCAACGGCATGGGCAGCTTCGAATGGGACCTGGACGCGGGCACCCTCAGCCTCGACGAGGCCGGCCTGGCCGTCTTCGACCTGGAGGCGGAGGAGTTCGACGGGACCCCCGCGGGCCTCGCGGCGCGGATCCCGGCCGATGACGCGGCCCGGCTCTCGGACACCGTGACCGGGGTGCTGGACGGCGGCGGGGCGACGTACGGCTCGTACTTCACGGTGCGCCGGCGCGACGGCCGCGACCAGTGGACCCACACCACGGGCCGGGTGCTGCGCGACGCCGACGGGCGGCCCCTGCGGATCGTCGGGATCGTCCGGGACGCGACCGCCGAACTCGCCCACGCGACGGTGCTGCGGAAGCTGGAGAACGCGCGCACCCAGCAGGCCGCGATCGTGCTGCGCACCACGGAGGCCCTGTCGCGGGCGGTGACCGTCGACGACGTGACGGCCGCCCTGACCGGAGCGGGCGCGCTGGAGCGGCTCGGCGCGGACGGGCTGGCCCTGGGCCTGGTCGAGAACGGCACCATCAAGATCATCGCGCTGAGCGGGGAGACCCTGGAGATCCTCAGCGAGCGGAAGTTCACCCGCCTGGACGGCTCGCTGCCGCTGTCCCAGGCGGTCCTCACCCGCAAGGCGCGCTTCGTCACCTCCCTCACCGAGCTGGCCGGCGAGTTCCCGCTGCTCGCCGACTACCTGGGCCGGATCAGCTACGACGCGGCCGCCTACCTCCCCCTCATCGCCCAGGCCAAGGCCATCGGCGGGCTCGTGCTCTTCTACCGCCGGCGCAGCGACTTCAGCCCGGAGGAACGCAACCTGTGCCTGGGCCTGGCCGGCATCGTCGCCCAGTCCCTCCAGCGGGCGCTCCTCTTCGACCAGGAACGGGAGTTCGCCACCGGCCTCCAGGCCGCCATGCTGCCCCGCCGGATCCCCGAGATCAGCGGCGGGGAGATCGCCGTCCGCTACCACTCCGCGTGGAGCGGGCGGGAGGTCGGCGGGGACTGGTACGACGTGATCGCCCTGCCCCGCAACCGGGTCGGCATCGTGGTGGGCGACGTACAGGGACACGACACGCACGCGGCGGCCATCATGGGCCAGCTCCGCATCGCGCTGCGCGCGTACGCCGGCGAGGGCCACCCGCCGTCCACCGTGCTGGCGCGGGCCTCGCGCTTCCTCGCCGAACTGGACACCGAGCGCTTCGCGACCTGCATGTACGCACAGGTCGACCTGGAGACCGGAGGCGTACGGGCGGTCCGCGCGGGCCACCTCGGCCCGCTGATCCGGCACACGGACGGGCGTACGGGCTGGCCCAACGTACGCGGCGGCCTGCCGCTCGGGCTGGCCTCCGTCTTCGAGCAGGAGGACTTCCCCGAGACCCGCCTCGACCTGGTGCCCGGCGAGACGCTCGTGCTGTGCACCGACGGGCTGGTGGAGGAGCCCGGGACCGCCATCACCACCGGCATGGAGGCCCTGGCCCACGCGGTGCGCAGCGGGCCCCAGGGCGCCGGGGCGCTCGCCGACCACCTCTCCGACCGGCTCTGGGAGCGCTGGGGCTCCGGCGACGACGTGGCCCTGCTGGTGCTGCGCCGGGCCCCCGACCCGGGCACGCACCGGGCGCCCCGCATCCACCAGTACGTCCACCAGGCCGACCCGGAGGGGCTGTCGGAGGCCCGCTACGCCCTGCGGCAGGCCCTGCGCGACTGGGGCATGGCCGAGCTGGCCGACGACGTCGAGCTGGCGGCGGGGGAGCTGCTGGTCAACGCCCTGCTGCACACCGATGGCGGGGCGGTGCTGACGATGGAGGTGCTGCCGGAGCCCGTGCGGCGGATCCGGCTGTGGGTCAAGGACCGCTCCAGCGTGTGGCCGCGCCGGCGCACCCCGGGCGAGGCGGCCACCACGGGGCGCGGGCTGCTGCTGGTGGACGCCCTGGCCACGCACTGGGGGGTGGAGTCCCGGGGGGACGGGAAGGCCGTCTGGTGCGAGTTCGACGCCGGCGGGAGCCCGCGCGGCACGGGGTGA
- a CDS encoding carboxymuconolactone decarboxylase family protein — protein MPRISLTPPRTLLMRIGAWYSRRTYGKVLDPGQAYGHNSRVLFSYVRMEQQAAKWNKLDAGLKHLAVMASAARINCSWCMDFGYWEGVEKGLSPEKIERVPQWREAREVFTELELLVMEYAEAMTETEPTVTDELAAELIARLGEAAFVELTAMVALENWRSRVNSAFGLTSQGFSESCQVPTGR, from the coding sequence ATGCCGCGCATCTCGCTCACCCCGCCCCGCACCCTCCTCATGCGCATCGGCGCCTGGTACTCGCGGCGCACCTACGGCAAGGTGCTCGACCCCGGCCAGGCGTACGGCCACAACTCGCGCGTGCTGTTCTCGTACGTCCGTATGGAGCAGCAGGCCGCGAAGTGGAACAAGCTCGACGCCGGCCTCAAGCACCTCGCGGTCATGGCCTCCGCCGCGCGCATCAACTGCTCGTGGTGCATGGACTTCGGCTACTGGGAGGGCGTCGAGAAGGGGCTGTCGCCGGAGAAGATCGAGCGGGTGCCGCAGTGGCGCGAGGCCCGTGAGGTGTTCACGGAGCTGGAGCTGCTGGTCATGGAGTACGCCGAGGCGATGACCGAGACCGAGCCGACGGTCACGGACGAGCTGGCGGCCGAGCTGATCGCCCGGCTCGGTGAGGCGGCGTTCGTCGAACTCACCGCCATGGTCGCGCTGGAGAACTGGCGCTCGCGGGTCAACAGCGCCTTCGGCCTGACCAGCCAGGGGTTCTCGGAGTCCTGCCAGGTGCCGACCGGGCGCTGA